DNA from Candidatus Saccharimonadales bacterium:
CAAGCCTTGGTAAGGTTCTTCGCTTACCATCGAATTAAACAACACGCTCCACCGCTTGTGCGGGTCCCCGTCAATTCCTTTGAGTTTTAGTCTTGCGACCGTACTCCCCAGGCGGGATGCTTAACGCGTTAGCTTCGCTACAAGAGGGGTCGATACCTCTTACAGCTAGCATCCATAGTTTACGGCGTGGACTACCCGGGTATCTAATCCGGTTCGCTCCCCACGCTTTCGTGCCTTAGTGTCAGAAATAGTCCAGCATCCTGCCTACGCCATTGGTGTTCCTCCTAGTATCTACGGATTTTACCCCTACACTAAGAATTCCAGATGCCTCTCCTATTCTCGAGTTTATCAGTTCGAATAATAGCCTCATGGTTAAGCCACAAGATTTCACTATTCGCTTGATAAACCACCTACGCAACTCTTTACGCCCAGTCAATCCGGATAACGCTTGGGTCCTACGTATGACCGCGGCTGCTGGCACGTAGTTAGCAGACCCTTATTCCTATGTTACTGTCATATTCATCGCATAGAAAAGAAGTTTACAACCCGAAGGCCTTCATCCTCCACGCGGCGTTGCTCCATCAGGCTTTCGCCCATTGTGGAATATTCCTAACTGCTGCCTCCCGTAGGAGTCTGGACCGTATCTCAGTTCCAGTCTGACTGATCATCCTCTCAAACCAGTTAAAGATCATCGACTTGGTGAGCCATTACCTCACCAACTATCTAATCTTACGCGGGCTCCTCCCAAAGCGCCGAAGCTTTACTCCGTAGAGCATATGCGGCATTAGCCACCCTTTCGGGCAGTTATTCCTCACTTTGGGGCAGATTCCCACGCGTTACTCAGCCGTCCGCCGCTCGTCAGCAGAGAAGTAAACTTCTCCCTGTTACCGCACGACTTGCATGTTTTAGGCACGCCGCCAGCGTTCATCCTGAGCCAGGATCAAACTCTTCAAAAAAATAGAATGTTTTACGAACATTCAAAAACGTTACTGACGTTGACTTGCACTACCACATTGTTAATGTGCCCTTTATCTTGCTCAACCACCGAGACAGATCAGACTGCTAAGTATCATATCGTGCCGAGTCTGATCTGTCAACAAAAATCTTAAAAAATCTCAAAGATGTACAAAATTACAACTGCGGACACAATACCAACAGCGGCGCCGGCTACAACTTCAAGAGGTTTGTGGCCTTCAGCCATATAGAATTTCTTCTTAATTTTAGAAGCTTCGGCCAGTTCTTTTACAACTGCACCTTGCTCACCTACGGCGCGTCGTACATTTAATGCATCGTAAATCACTACCGCGGTTAATACCACCGCAACCCCGAAAACTGCCGAGGTTATGCCCTCTGTATAGCCAACCGTAGTTACCAAGGCTAACATTGTTGCCGTGTGAGAACTAGGCATGTCCCCAGACCTGAACAAAATACTTACATCTTTAGAGTGACTCTTGTCTTTTATAGCAATCAAAAGCTTAATGAATTGAGCCACCAACCAGGCAAGAATAGGAGCAGCTATGTAAACCGAGAGCCAGCTTTCCATTATTCTGCTACCTCTTCTTCTACAGTCTCAGCTACTAAACCAAGAGTTGCAACGGCATCAGAATCTGCGAGGCGCATAATGCGAACGCCTTGGGTAGTTCTTCCGAGCGTTGGTATACCTTTTAGTTCCATTCTTATTGATTGTCCTTTAGCTGATATAATTAAGACTTCTTTCGCTGTTGGTGGTAGTGATCGTACCGCAACCAACTCGCCAGTCTTATTATTAACTATAGCAGCTTTAATGCCTACTCCGCTTCGACGATGTGTCGGGAAGTTGGAGACTTGAGTTAGTTTTCCGTAACCGTTTTTACTGAGGACTAAAAGTTGGCGATCTTCAATTACAAGGTCAGCCCCAACGACCACGTCTTTAGGTCGAAGTCGAATTCCACGAACTCCTCTTGCAGCTCGACCCATTGGGCGAATTTCTTTTTCATTGAATCTGATTGCTTGACCCATAGAGGTCGAGATTACAATTTCATCGTTTCCAGTTGTCAAATGGATCCAGCGCAACTCATCGCCATCATCTAAGTTAATTGCAATTAGACCAGATGTTCGAATGTTATTAAAATCGGCAACCGGGGTTTTTTTAACAGTTCCATGTGTAGTGGCCATAAACATGAATCCATTGTCGCCATGATCCTTAGAAACACGGACCATTGAAGTAACTTGTTCTTCTGGTTGTAGTTGAACTAAATTAACAACTGCAACACCTTTAGCCGTCAGACTCGAAGCCGGAACCTCATGAACCTTAAGCCTAAACACACGTCCCTTATTAGTAAATAGCAACAGCCAATCATGAGTACTCGCAGTAACAAGCTGGTCGATCACGTCTTCTTCTTTGGTTGTCATTGCGCGCTTACCTTTACCGCCACGATTTTGCTTGCGATATTCATTTACTAGCGTTCGCTTAATGTAGTTCTCTGTTGTTATTGTAACTACAACTTGTTCATCTGGTATCAGTTCTTCATCGCTAAACTTACCAAGTTCATGACCGACCATCTGAGTTCTACGTTCATCACCGTAGGTCTTTTTCATATCCAAAAGTTCGGTGCGGATAATCGCCAAAATCTCTTTTTCGTCTGCCAAGACCGATTCGAGCTTAGCAATTAATTCACGAAGTTCTTTTAGTTCATCTTCGATCTTCTTACGCTCTAGACCTGCGAGTCTTCGTAACTGCATAGCCAAAATAGCTTCGGCCTGAATTTCGCTAAGTTTGAACTTTTGCATCAAATTAGCATGCGCCTCTTCAGTAGTTTGGCTCTCTCGAATAATCCTGATCACTTCATCAATATGATCAAGCGCAATACTCAAGCCTTCTAAAATATGAGCGCGCTCTTTGGCCTTTCTCAACTCGTACTCGGTACGGCGGCGAACAACAATCTGACGATGTTTAATATATTCGCGTAAAATCTCTTCTAGACCTAGAATCCTTGGTTGGATTCCATCTATAAGCGCCAGCATGTTGTAATGAAAGCTCGTTTGCAACGGCGTTAATTTAAATAGTTGGTTAAGAACTTTTTTAGGGTAAGAATCCTTACGAAGCTCAATAACGATCCTTACTGTGCCTCTGGAACTTTCGTCACGGAGATCCGAAATCCCCACGATCTTCTTTTCCTTTACAAGATCAGCAATCTTTTCTACTAACGTTGCTTTGTTTACAGCATAAGGAATCTCGGTAACTATGATACGATGACGACCTTTTGCTGTCTCTTCGATATTGGCTATTGCACGAATTACAACACCGCCCTTACCTGTTGCGTATGCTTGCTTAAGCGGTGCGCCGCCATAAACAATACCTCCGGTTGGAAAGTCTGGACCTTTTACATACTTTAAAAGGTCCTCAAGAGTCGTAGTTTCTGGATTATCAATAATATGAATAGTTGCATCAACAAGCTCACTCAAGTTATGGGGCGGGATATTCGTAGCCATACCCACAGCAATACCCATCTGGCCGTTAAGCAACAGGTTTGGTAGACGTGCAGGCAGAACAGAAGGCTCTCTTTCAGATCCATCGAAGTTATCGCGGAACTCTACGGTGTCTTTTTCGATATCCGACAAAAGTTCTTCTGCGTGACGATTCAAGCGCGCCTCTGTATATCGGTGGGCAGCTGGTGGGTCGCCATCCATTGATCCAAAGTTACCCTGACCTGTCACAAGCAAGTAGCGAGTCGAGAAGTCTTGTGCTAAACGAACCATTGCGTCATAAATTGCCGTGTCACCATGAGGGTGATACTTACCCATTACATCACCGATGATACGAGCACTTTTTACGAACTTAGAGTTCGATCGGATACCATTTTGCTGCATCGAGTACAAAATTCGGCGATGCACCGGTTTTAATCCGTCGCGTACATCAGGAAGCGCGCGCGAAACAATAACGCTCATCGAATACTTAAGATAGCTATCCTCCATAACGTCTTCGACGGTTCTTAGTTCTAGACTTCTAGAATGAGCATCCTGCAAAATTTCGCCCTCAACCGGCATGTTTGTTTCTGGGTTTTGATCTGTACTTTCCATACTAAATGTCCAAGTCCTTTACGAATTTTGCATGAGTCTGAATAAAGTTCTTGCGTAACTCCACCTCTGTTCCCATAAGCTTGTTAAAGATCGCATCGGCTTTTTCTGCGTCCGACACCCTAACCTGAATCAAAACACGGTTCTCTGGGTTCATTGTAGTCTCCCAAAGCTGGTCAGCATCCATTTCACCCAACCCCTTGTATCGCTGAAGATCTGTGAGTCCAGCCTGCTTGTTACGGTCTTCGCTTGGATTAATTTTTGTACCACGTGCTTTGCGTTCCTCGATCAGCCTGTCCAGAATTTCATCGCGCTCAACGTCACTATAAGCATAAGTGCGCTTGTTTCCACCAGACTTCAGAAGATACAACGGAGGTTTTGCCAAATATAAATGTCCACCTTCAATAACGGGAGCCATGAACCTAAAGAAGAACGTCATCAGTAGAGTACTAATGTGGCTTCCGTCGACGTCGGCATCGGTCATAATAATAATACGCTCGTATCTCAAGGATCGCATATCAAATTGCTCATCAATACCCACACCCAAAGCTTTAATTAAGCTAACAATTTCGTTGTTGGCAAGCATCTTATCCAATCGAGCACGTTCAACGTTCAACACTTTACCGCGCAGCGGCAGGATAGCTTGAGTTTTACTATCTCGACCACTCTTAGCCGAACCGCCGGCCGAGTCACCCTCTACAATATAAAGTTCTGAATTTTTAGGATCCTTGCTCGAACAGTCGGCCAATTTACCAGGCAGCGAAAGTCCATCCAAAGCTCCTTTTCGGATAACATTCTCGCGAGCTGCGCGAGCTGCCTTACGAGCCCTAGCTGCTAACAACGCCTTGCCAATAATTTTTTTGGCAGTTCCAGGATTTTCGTCTAAGTAATAGGCGAAGTACTCGTTCATCACCTGCTCAACGTACCGGCGGACTTCCGGGTTACCTAGCTTATTCTTAGTTTGGCCCTCAAACTGTGGATCTGGCAGCTTAACGAGGATCACAGCAGTTAAACCTTCACGAACATCTTCACCGGTTAAGTTTTCTTCTTTCTCTTTTAAGATGCCGTTTTTACGCGCGTAGTCGTTAACTACCCGGGTTAACGCCGTTCTAAAACCTACAACATGCGTACCGCCGTCGGGGTTATATACGTTGTTGGCAAAAGCCTTAACAGTTTCAACATAGGTGTCAGAATACTGAAGTGCAATTTCGACAATTGACTGGTCGATTTCGCGTTCAACGTAAAAGATTTCATCAGTGACAACATCTTTACCTATATTGAGGTGCTTAACATAAGATTTAATGCCGCCATCAAAATAAAACGCGCATCTATCACCGGTTCGCTCATCAACAACCGAAGCATGAACGCCTTTAGTTAAATATGCCTGGTGACGCAAATAATTAACAGCCCAGTTGTAATCAAGTTCGACTGTCTCAAAAATTGTTGGATCAGGATAAAACGTTATTAATGTTCCTGTTTTTGTGGTCTTACCAATCTCTTTTACGTCAGACTGAGGCACACCATGTTCGTAGTCCTGAGAATAAATTTTGCCGTTTTTATATACCTCGGCATGAAGCTTTGTTGAAAGAGCGTTTACTACGCTGGAACCAACGCCGTGTAATCCACTTGACACTTTATACCCACCGCCGCCGAACTTACCACCAGCACCTAAGACCGTAAGCACGGTCTCTAATGTGCTCTTGCCTGTTTTAGGATGGACATCAACTGGTATACCCCTACCATTATCGAAAATAGTTACGCCCCCGTCAGCTAAAAATGTAACAGATACGGCTTTAGCGTGACCGGCGATCGCCTCATCGATACCGTTATCGGCAATCTCTTTTATTAAATGGTGGACACCATCATAGCCGGTGCTGCCAATGTACATTCCAGGTCTCTTGCGCACATGCTCAAGACCTTCCAGTACTTGAATTTGACTAGCATCATAATCAGAAGTTTGTGTTTGTTTGGTCATTTCCCCTCGCTTCACGAAAGTCAGTATTTACAACTCCATATTATAACGACTAAAAAGTCTTTTGTGCAACTACTTGTATTGAACATAATTGTTATGCTAATTTTATAGATAAGGAGCTAAAACAAAAATGTTTAGAAAACTTGTCTCCGGCCTTTCCTTTAGCCCGGCATTAGTCGGACAGCTAGGCTTTTACGTAAAGCGGCTTCGCAAAGAAGAAATAACACGGAGACTTGGTCTGATTCTAACTGTTTTAGCTGTGATTATGCAGTCTTTTGCCGTTTTCAGACCCGCAGAACAAGCACTGGCAAGCAGTCGGCCAGATGTAATTCCAGGTGGAGTTTCTTCGGTAAAGCAAATTGTCGACCAATACGACGCTGGCGCCAAAGGTCAAAACGATTTTAAAGATCTAATGGAATACATGGGAATAACTCGTGATGAACTAGCGTCGCTTGACAGCAAAGTTGTTTACATCTGTTCAACCGACAAGAGTATTATTAGCTTCGGCCGCGTTCAACATTACTCTGCGTCAGAAGGTAGCCTAACGCATAACGTCCCTCGTCAAACTGGTGGGTTTTCGATATTTTACTCTGTCCCGCTATACAGGTTCGATAGTGTCAATAACAGCGTGAATTGCTACGACGCATATGTAGGAAATTCTGCAAAAGCTGGCTGGTTTGCAATTATGCGCAAATGCGGCAATGTTCAGATAAAAAAGAATATTCAAAAATTTCCTAAAGGTCACTTTGTAAGCGCGACTTGCCGCAACGTTTTAGGCTTTGCTTACGACGAAAGACAGACAAACATACCAGTAAAAGTTTACTTGTACTTTGACGGCCAACCAGGCAAAGGAAAGCAGTACGGGCCAATAAACGCTAATCTCGGCCAGCCTGCCTCACCTGTTTCAGGTAACCACGGGTTTAATTTTGCGGTTCCGGAAGAGTATCAAAAATTAGGACGATCCGTTCAAGTTTGGGCGGTTATGGAACCTCTGCCAGGATGGAATGCACCGACGGTCCAGTTCGACAACGTTGTTGAAATTCCTGGAAACTGCGTGCCACCAAAAACCGCCAGCTGCGACAGCTTGAACGTAATCCAAACAAACAACAAGGTTAAACTCGAAGCGAAGGCAGTAGCCGAACAAGCTTCTA
Protein-coding regions in this window:
- a CDS encoding divergent PAP2 family protein, with the protein product MESWLSVYIAAPILAWLVAQFIKLLIAIKDKSHSKDVSILFRSGDMPSSHTATMLALVTTVGYTEGITSAVFGVAVVLTAVVIYDALNVRRAVGEQGAVVKELAEASKIKKKFYMAEGHKPLEVVAGAAVGIVSAVVILYIFEIF
- the gyrA gene encoding DNA gyrase subunit A gives rise to the protein MESTDQNPETNMPVEGEILQDAHSRSLELRTVEDVMEDSYLKYSMSVIVSRALPDVRDGLKPVHRRILYSMQQNGIRSNSKFVKSARIIGDVMGKYHPHGDTAIYDAMVRLAQDFSTRYLLVTGQGNFGSMDGDPPAAHRYTEARLNRHAEELLSDIEKDTVEFRDNFDGSEREPSVLPARLPNLLLNGQMGIAVGMATNIPPHNLSELVDATIHIIDNPETTTLEDLLKYVKGPDFPTGGIVYGGAPLKQAYATGKGGVVIRAIANIEETAKGRHRIIVTEIPYAVNKATLVEKIADLVKEKKIVGISDLRDESSRGTVRIVIELRKDSYPKKVLNQLFKLTPLQTSFHYNMLALIDGIQPRILGLEEILREYIKHRQIVVRRRTEYELRKAKERAHILEGLSIALDHIDEVIRIIRESQTTEEAHANLMQKFKLSEIQAEAILAMQLRRLAGLERKKIEDELKELRELIAKLESVLADEKEILAIIRTELLDMKKTYGDERRTQMVGHELGKFSDEELIPDEQVVVTITTENYIKRTLVNEYRKQNRGGKGKRAMTTKEEDVIDQLVTASTHDWLLLFTNKGRVFRLKVHEVPASSLTAKGVAVVNLVQLQPEEQVTSMVRVSKDHGDNGFMFMATTHGTVKKTPVADFNNIRTSGLIAINLDDGDELRWIHLTTGNDEIVISTSMGQAIRFNEKEIRPMGRAARGVRGIRLRPKDVVVGADLVIEDRQLLVLSKNGYGKLTQVSNFPTHRRSGVGIKAAIVNNKTGELVAVRSLPPTAKEVLIISAKGQSIRMELKGIPTLGRTTQGVRIMRLADSDAVATLGLVAETVEEEVAE
- the gyrB gene encoding DNA topoisomerase (ATP-hydrolyzing) subunit B, with translation MTKQTQTSDYDASQIQVLEGLEHVRKRPGMYIGSTGYDGVHHLIKEIADNGIDEAIAGHAKAVSVTFLADGGVTIFDNGRGIPVDVHPKTGKSTLETVLTVLGAGGKFGGGGYKVSSGLHGVGSSVVNALSTKLHAEVYKNGKIYSQDYEHGVPQSDVKEIGKTTKTGTLITFYPDPTIFETVELDYNWAVNYLRHQAYLTKGVHASVVDERTGDRCAFYFDGGIKSYVKHLNIGKDVVTDEIFYVEREIDQSIVEIALQYSDTYVETVKAFANNVYNPDGGTHVVGFRTALTRVVNDYARKNGILKEKEENLTGEDVREGLTAVILVKLPDPQFEGQTKNKLGNPEVRRYVEQVMNEYFAYYLDENPGTAKKIIGKALLAARARKAARAARENVIRKGALDGLSLPGKLADCSSKDPKNSELYIVEGDSAGGSAKSGRDSKTQAILPLRGKVLNVERARLDKMLANNEIVSLIKALGVGIDEQFDMRSLRYERIIIMTDADVDGSHISTLLMTFFFRFMAPVIEGGHLYLAKPPLYLLKSGGNKRTYAYSDVERDEILDRLIEERKARGTKINPSEDRNKQAGLTDLQRYKGLGEMDADQLWETTMNPENRVLIQVRVSDAEKADAIFNKLMGTEVELRKNFIQTHAKFVKDLDI